From the Kitasatospora atroaurantiaca genome, the window CCCACCTCGGCGGCACCGCGCCGACCCTGGAGGTCGCCGAGGCCGCGGAGGAGGCCGAGGCCGCCGCCAAGGCGGAGCGCCGCGCCGAGAAGTAACGGAAGCCGTTGCGGTTCGACCGACCGCGCGGCGAGAGTGTCACCCATGGACAAGCCGCAGAAGGTCAACCTGCAGGACAAGCTCGCGCTGTTCTCGGAGCACTGGTCCCCGAAGACCGTGGGCCGGCTCAACGACTACGAGATCAAGGTCGTGAAGATCCAGGGTGAGTTCGTCTGGCACACGCACGACGACACCGACGAGCTGTTCCTGGTCCTCGACGGGCAGCTGACGATCCAACTGCGGGACCAGGACGTCGAGCTCGGCCCCGGGGAGATGTTCATCGTCCCCCGGGGCGTCGAGCATTGCCCGCGCGCCACGGGAGAGGTTGCGGCGTTGCTGATCGAGCCTCAGGGCGTGGTCAACACCGGCAACGCCGGTGGCGCCCTCACCGCGGAACCCCAGTCACTCTGAGCCATTGTCGGGCGGCTTCGGGCAGCCGGCTCGGGAAATGCAGAAAGCCCCCTCCCGTTCCCGGGAGGGGGCTTTCTGTGAATGATTGTTCGGCGGCGTCCTAATCTCCCACAGGGTCCCCCCTGCAGTACCATCGGCGCTACGAGGCTTAGCTTCCGGGTTCGGAATGTAACCGGGCGTTTCCCTCACGCTATGACCACCGAAACACTATGAAACCGTTGACCGCACCACACCGTGACCTGGTGTGGGGTCGTTGTTTCAGAACAACACAGTGGACGCGAGCAACTGAGGACAAGCCCTCGGCCTATTAGTACCGGTCAGCTCCACCCCTTACAGGGCTTCCACATCCGGCCTATCAACCCAGTCGTCTACTGGGAGCCTTACCCTCTCAAGGAGGTGGGAG encodes:
- a CDS encoding cupin domain-containing protein; the protein is MDKPQKVNLQDKLALFSEHWSPKTVGRLNDYEIKVVKIQGEFVWHTHDDTDELFLVLDGQLTIQLRDQDVELGPGEMFIVPRGVEHCPRATGEVAALLIEPQGVVNTGNAGGALTAEPQSL